One genomic region from Bacillus sp. SLBN-46 encodes:
- a CDS encoding sugar ABC transporter permease, with protein sequence MDNRNEVVQQQSMRMEKNKSRNKVLNKEQRVGYLLVLPTIITICVVSLYPILRTVWLSLHSMQLQFMSESKFIGLGNYKFLLSDSRFWHSLSNTAFFTVISVALELVFGILIALLINKPFRGRGLVRASVLIPWAVPTVVAAMMWKFIYDDQLGILNDILVKVGILDSYRTFLGTESSAMWSMIFADVWKTTPFMALLLLGGLQTISKDIYESAEIDGANKIRQFFYLTLPLLKPTILVALLFRTLDAFRVFDLPWVLTGGTVESLSIYAYQSLFTNLDFGLGSALSFSVFIFVMLISLFYIKVLGVKR encoded by the coding sequence ATGGATAATCGAAATGAGGTCGTCCAACAACAAAGCATGAGAATGGAAAAAAACAAGAGTAGGAATAAAGTGTTAAATAAGGAACAAAGGGTCGGGTATTTGTTGGTTTTACCCACAATCATTACAATTTGTGTTGTATCCTTATATCCAATCTTAAGAACAGTTTGGTTAAGTCTACATTCCATGCAATTGCAGTTTATGAGTGAATCAAAATTTATTGGATTAGGCAACTATAAATTTCTACTTTCTGACTCGCGATTTTGGCATTCTTTAAGTAATACCGCATTTTTTACCGTTATTTCTGTTGCGTTGGAATTAGTTTTTGGTATTCTTATTGCTTTATTAATCAATAAGCCTTTTAGAGGCAGAGGTCTAGTTCGGGCTTCTGTGTTAATTCCGTGGGCTGTTCCAACCGTGGTTGCAGCGATGATGTGGAAATTTATTTATGATGATCAATTAGGCATTTTGAATGACATCTTGGTAAAGGTAGGAATACTCGATTCATATCGAACATTTTTAGGAACTGAGTCAAGTGCCATGTGGTCGATGATTTTTGCAGATGTTTGGAAAACAACTCCATTTATGGCTTTGCTTCTGTTAGGAGGACTCCAAACGATTTCAAAAGATATTTATGAATCTGCAGAAATAGATGGTGCTAATAAGATTCGCCAATTCTTTTATCTAACCTTGCCGCTATTAAAACCTACGATTTTAGTTGCCCTATTATTTAGAACGCTGGATGCGTTTAGGGTATTTGATTTACCTTGGGTGCTAACAGGAGGAACAGTAGAATCCCTTTCAATCTATGCATATCAATCGCTATTTACGAACTTGGATTTTGGATTAGGATCAGCACTCTCATTTTCAGTTTTTATTTTCGTCATGTTGATTAGTCTTTTCTATATTAAAGTACTCGGTGTGAAAAGGTAG
- a CDS encoding ABC transporter encodes MGQDHGKCHSHCSIFGVFLGFLTGTIWLLLAVLGVISDFFELLELGYLGHILNILIALIGFLAFLLFGLCIFKKAARYCK; translated from the coding sequence ATGGGACAGGATCATGGTAAATGTCATTCTCACTGTAGTATTTTTGGTGTTTTCCTTGGATTTTTAACTGGTACGATATGGTTACTACTTGCAGTTTTAGGGGTAATTTCTGATTTCTTTGAATTACTTGAACTAGGATATCTTGGTCATATTTTAAATATCCTTATTGCGTTAATCGGCTTCCTTGCTTTTCTTCTCTTTGGGTTATGCATATTCAAGAAAGCTGCGCGCTATTGTAAGTAA
- a CDS encoding MFS transporter, with amino-acid sequence MTTQPFILALNKQVPKRLALFTFLLGIFMGALDNGIVGPALSSINEHYHVTASWGVWSFTIYTLFFAVSIPVMGKLSDRFGRKTIFTTGISLFAIGSLLSAFAPSFIVFLIGRAIQAIGTGGIFPITAAQIVATYPPEKRGTYLGYIGVVFGAGSILGPVAGGLIIGHLQWQWIFLINVPIAIIILILLTQVKIEQQVVKKPIDTQGIFLLTATILSIMLGVTLENVVLIGMGIALFFIMIPIEKKAVDPVMYIQYFTKRNTLFILLLSLASGFIMASTINLLPLFSETTLGLNKGESGLGVTPLAISSMIASLIGGMLVDKIGAKIVLIAGFVLSLIGAVSLAFVVNSILTLVLTIIVMGFGIGIIIGAPLNVMIMQNIKLEETGSAVGYLSLFRSLGSTMGPTIAGIILTVFDNGFTFIYIISTILTIASLLLILALKRNSVPRSRIVNTEEGV; translated from the coding sequence ATGACTACCCAGCCATTTATCCTTGCACTAAATAAACAAGTACCAAAAAGACTAGCGCTTTTCACATTTTTATTAGGAATTTTTATGGGAGCTTTAGACAACGGGATCGTTGGCCCTGCACTTAGTTCAATTAACGAACATTATCATGTGACTGCATCATGGGGTGTGTGGAGCTTTACCATTTACACATTGTTTTTTGCGGTAAGTATTCCGGTTATGGGGAAGCTATCTGATCGCTTTGGAAGAAAAACCATCTTTACTACTGGAATCAGTTTATTCGCCATCGGTTCACTATTATCTGCTTTTGCACCTAGTTTCATCGTGTTTTTAATAGGCAGGGCCATTCAAGCCATAGGGACTGGGGGTATATTCCCAATTACAGCTGCACAGATTGTAGCTACTTATCCACCTGAAAAGAGAGGAACTTATTTAGGCTATATTGGAGTGGTATTCGGAGCTGGCAGTATTTTAGGTCCAGTGGCAGGAGGATTAATTATTGGACATCTTCAATGGCAGTGGATTTTCTTGATTAATGTCCCGATTGCCATCATCATCCTTATCCTTCTTACCCAGGTGAAAATAGAACAACAAGTGGTGAAAAAGCCAATCGATACGCAGGGAATATTTCTTTTAACAGCCACCATTTTAAGCATCATGCTGGGGGTTACTTTAGAAAATGTCGTATTAATCGGCATGGGGATTGCATTGTTTTTCATCATGATTCCTATTGAGAAAAAAGCAGTTGATCCAGTCATGTACATTCAGTACTTTACCAAAAGAAACACATTGTTCATTTTGCTCTTGTCCCTAGCATCCGGCTTCATTATGGCATCTACTATAAATTTACTGCCATTGTTTTCTGAAACCACCCTTGGTCTTAATAAAGGGGAATCCGGTCTAGGTGTTACTCCCTTAGCCATCTCCTCAATGATTGCTTCCCTTATAGGAGGAATGTTGGTTGATAAAATTGGTGCGAAAATAGTGTTGATAGCAGGGTTTGTGTTATCGCTAATTGGCGCAGTTTCCTTAGCCTTCGTTGTAAACAGCATTCTAACGCTCGTTTTAACGATCATTGTTATGGGATTTGGAATTGGGATTATTATCGGGGCACCGCTAAATGTGATGATTATGCAAAATATCAAATTAGAGGAGACAGGTTCAGCAGTGGGATATTTAAGCTTGTTCAGATCGTTAGGGTCAACAATGGGACCTACCATTGCAGGGATTATTCTAACTGTTTTTGATAATGGTTTTACGTTCATATATATCATCAGCACGATTTTGACTATTGCTAGTCTACTTTTGATTCTTGCTCTGAAAAGAAACAGCGTGCCTAGAAGTAGAATCGTAAATACGGAAGAAGGGGTTTAG
- a CDS encoding ABC transporter substrate-binding protein, whose amino-acid sequence MKKIMVNLLIVLTILSLMTACASKNTTTSNEKKNEKKDEVTTITWAVFKDPTPAVDNLIKKFEAENKNIKVNLQILPAGSDKIHTALVTSLGAQDDSVDIVSMDIIWPAEFAAADWIIPLDKYFKKESRSEFLKGPIEGVTYKDKVYAAPWYTDAGVLFYRSDIVKTPPKTWDELIQMSKDGSGKNGTEYGFVYQGKQFEGLVTNYLEFLWGNGGQVLKGNKAVVNSPEAVEALQFMVDLVKKEKVSPEGVTTYETEDSRRLFTEGKSVFLRNWPYVWAKSSEAESKISGKVGIAPMPKGPNGDTGAATLGGWNLAISKFSKNQDAAWKFIEFAISEEGQKINAVDGGRIPTLEKLFNDDQVLQKNPHFKDFLPVFLQAKPRPVSPQYPAISEKLQIHVHNALTGQESAKDALDNAAKEINQILKK is encoded by the coding sequence ATGAAAAAAATAATGGTTAATTTGTTAATTGTGTTAACTATTCTTAGTTTAATGACAGCATGTGCTTCCAAGAATACTACAACTAGTAATGAGAAAAAGAATGAAAAGAAGGATGAAGTAACTACAATTACGTGGGCTGTTTTTAAAGACCCAACACCAGCAGTTGATAATTTAATTAAAAAGTTTGAGGCAGAAAATAAAAATATCAAAGTAAACTTGCAAATTCTACCTGCTGGTAGTGATAAGATCCATACAGCATTAGTTACTTCACTGGGTGCCCAAGACGATAGTGTTGATATCGTCTCCATGGATATTATTTGGCCGGCTGAATTTGCAGCAGCCGATTGGATTATTCCTTTAGATAAATATTTTAAGAAAGAAAGCCGCTCTGAATTCTTAAAGGGACCTATTGAAGGGGTTACATATAAAGATAAGGTTTATGCCGCTCCTTGGTATACAGATGCAGGTGTATTATTTTATCGCTCTGATATAGTTAAAACTCCACCGAAAACATGGGATGAATTAATACAAATGTCTAAAGACGGCAGTGGGAAAAATGGAACGGAATATGGATTTGTATACCAAGGGAAGCAATTTGAAGGTTTAGTAACAAATTACTTAGAGTTCTTATGGGGCAATGGTGGACAGGTCCTAAAGGGAAATAAAGCAGTAGTGAATAGTCCTGAGGCTGTAGAAGCATTACAGTTTATGGTAGACCTTGTCAAAAAGGAAAAGGTATCTCCTGAAGGAGTAACTACATATGAAACAGAAGATAGCCGCCGCTTATTTACTGAAGGAAAAAGTGTATTTTTAAGAAACTGGCCGTATGTTTGGGCTAAAAGTTCAGAGGCTGAATCGAAGATTTCTGGAAAAGTTGGTATTGCTCCGATGCCTAAAGGACCAAATGGAGACACAGGAGCTGCTACTCTAGGTGGATGGAATCTTGCTATTAGTAAGTTTTCTAAAAACCAAGATGCAGCATGGAAATTTATTGAATTTGCTATAAGTGAAGAAGGACAAAAAATTAATGCGGTCGATGGCGGACGAATTCCGACTCTTGAGAAGCTTTTTAACGATGATCAAGTATTACAAAAGAACCCTCATTTTAAAGATTTCTTACCAGTATTTTTACAAGCAAAACCAAGACCAGTATCTCCACAGTATCCGGCTATATCGGAAAAGCTACAAATTCATGTTCATAATGCTCTAACAGGGCAAGAATCAGCTAAAGATGCATTAGACAATGCGGCAAAAGAAATTAATCAAATATTAAAGAAATAA
- a CDS encoding short chain dehydrogenase produces MRVLLIGATGTIGSAVQKELASRHEIISAGRTRMDVFVDITSPESIKQMYKKIGKVDAVVSTAGATYFGSLKELTPENNEISIQSKLKGQVNLVLLGLAHVNNGGSFTLTTGIIMDDPIIGGASAALVGGAIQAFVKSAAIEMPRGIRINNVSPNVVEESLDKYGPFFPGFESVPASRVAKAYLKSVEGAQTGQTYRVY; encoded by the coding sequence ATGAGAGTTCTTTTAATAGGAGCTACTGGTACGATTGGAAGTGCGGTCCAAAAGGAATTGGCCTCGCGGCATGAAATCATTTCTGCTGGACGTACTCGTATGGATGTGTTTGTAGATATTACATCGCCAGAAAGCATTAAACAGATGTATAAAAAAATAGGTAAAGTGGATGCAGTTGTTAGTACGGCTGGTGCCACATACTTTGGCTCTTTAAAGGAGCTAACGCCGGAAAACAATGAAATATCGATTCAAAGCAAATTAAAAGGACAGGTAAATCTAGTTTTATTGGGATTAGCCCATGTAAACAATGGGGGCAGTTTTACGCTGACAACGGGTATTATCATGGATGATCCAATCATCGGAGGAGCATCTGCAGCGTTAGTTGGAGGAGCGATACAAGCGTTTGTTAAGTCGGCGGCCATTGAGATGCCACGTGGCATACGAATTAACAATGTGAGCCCAAATGTGGTTGAAGAATCCTTAGATAAATATGGACCTTTTTTTCCAGGATTCGAATCAGTCCCAGCAAGCAGAGTGGCCAAAGCTTATTTGAAAAGTGTAGAAGGGGCACAAACAGGGCAGACCTATAGAGTCTATTGA
- a CDS encoding NAD(P)H-dependent oxidoreductase, giving the protein MMKNIKIVGICGSLRKDSINKNLLLHISRNLPENYTFGLADLSEIPLYNSDLEEDLPQAVKGLAEQVKHADAVLISSPEYNSSVTGVLKNTLDWLSRPIVDTPLSNKIVAIMGATPGILGTVRAQLHLREILFALNVQLIRRPEVLIPHASTKFNEFGEIVDERAVVVFKQLTEALVEEIKRSKQ; this is encoded by the coding sequence ATGATGAAAAATATAAAAATAGTTGGCATATGTGGAAGTTTGAGAAAGGACTCGATTAACAAAAATCTTCTGTTACACATAAGCAGGAATCTTCCCGAAAATTACACCTTTGGGCTGGCGGACTTATCAGAAATACCGCTTTATAATTCAGATTTAGAAGAAGATCTTCCTCAGGCAGTAAAAGGTTTGGCTGAGCAGGTTAAACATGCGGATGCTGTTTTGATTAGTTCTCCAGAATATAACTCATCAGTGACCGGTGTGTTAAAAAATACCCTCGATTGGTTATCAAGACCGATCGTTGATACACCCTTGTCTAATAAAATCGTGGCCATCATGGGGGCCACACCAGGGATACTAGGGACGGTAAGAGCACAATTGCACTTAAGAGAGATTTTATTTGCCTTAAATGTCCAATTAATAAGGAGACCAGAGGTATTAATTCCACATGCTTCAACTAAATTTAATGAATTCGGTGAGATTGTTGATGAAAGGGCGGTCGTTGTATTCAAACAGCTAACAGAAGCGCTTGTGGAGGAAATTAAACGCTCAAAGCAGTAA
- a CDS encoding LacI family DNA-binding transcriptional regulator → MKKRKTLKDVADLSGVSTATVSYVINKTKKVSPEVEKKVLESMKALNYQPDMLAKSLRVKESKLIGLMISDIANSFFASIVRGIEDELSKSGYNVLLCNSDSNIEKEQNYLNLLLGKRIDGLIISAAGSSNHYFNKLKNMGVPAVFLNRSPDYANLDTVTTDNYGGSYQATEHLIEHGHKKIGIITGIQTISTGRERFLGFKQALLDHDYQLKDHWVKEGQFDVDSGYACMKQLMEQEDPPTAVFVCNNSMSLGVYQYIKEVGLRVPDKIAIIGFDDPEWASIVEPQLTSVAQPAYQQGIHAAELIMDKIKGQTIDRRQVVTLNPLLVIRNSCGCK, encoded by the coding sequence GTGAAGAAAAGGAAAACATTAAAAGATGTTGCAGATTTATCAGGCGTTTCTACTGCAACAGTATCATATGTAATAAATAAAACTAAAAAGGTAAGTCCAGAAGTTGAAAAAAAAGTTTTAGAGTCGATGAAAGCGCTTAACTATCAGCCTGATATGTTAGCTAAGAGCTTGAGAGTCAAGGAGTCCAAATTAATCGGACTTATGATATCTGATATTGCGAATTCCTTTTTTGCTTCTATTGTGAGAGGGATTGAAGATGAATTATCAAAAAGTGGTTATAATGTCCTATTGTGTAATTCGGATTCAAATATTGAAAAGGAACAAAACTACTTGAATCTCTTACTTGGAAAAAGGATTGATGGTCTAATTATTTCAGCTGCGGGGAGTTCCAATCACTACTTTAATAAGCTGAAAAATATGGGGGTACCAGCCGTTTTTTTAAATCGTAGCCCTGATTATGCTAACTTGGATACTGTAACTACAGATAATTACGGAGGAAGTTACCAGGCGACTGAGCATTTAATTGAGCATGGTCATAAGAAAATTGGAATTATTACTGGAATTCAAACGATTAGTACAGGGAGAGAAAGGTTTTTGGGATTCAAACAAGCTCTATTAGATCACGACTATCAATTGAAAGATCATTGGGTCAAAGAAGGGCAATTTGATGTTGATAGTGGTTATGCTTGTATGAAGCAATTAATGGAACAAGAAGATCCGCCAACAGCAGTGTTTGTTTGTAATAACTCTATGTCTCTTGGCGTTTATCAATATATTAAAGAAGTGGGATTAAGGGTTCCGGATAAAATTGCAATCATTGGCTTTGATGATCCTGAATGGGCCTCAATTGTTGAACCTCAATTGACATCAGTTGCACAGCCAGCTTATCAACAGGGGATACATGCTGCAGAGTTAATAATGGATAAAATTAAAGGACAGACGATAGATCGACGACAAGTGGTAACTCTAAATCCTTTATTAGTTATTAGAAATTCGTGTGGCTGTAAATAA
- a CDS encoding ABC transporter substrate-binding protein, which produces MLKDFDYFQMRAYFYPKESMNSVEFKLHELEALWYCTQKNVKRKLKSFQDEGKCKYTPGKGRGNSSQLCFAMPFHQEVYTAVDQLVQNDRLEDLIQLLQLPIPKTWIANVSTEIQSLLGWRSNHETRDILRTVITRKLTTLDPLHTSVNFETFLIHQLGDTLVIYDEKRDEVLPHLAHHWEVSEDQLLWTFYIQKGVRFHNQHFFTSQDVKYTFERFYEGGSPHYWLLEDIQAIDCPSPYIIRFHLKLPNPFFLRYLSSHNLVILPANEPFDEYRWIGTGPFQLKKRTDTVLILEAFNDYFLPRPFLDEIEFYCVSKETAPYITYVVDGPGSSDTTIRKPASEVGFRFLAFNLKKPSMIANQSFREVMYHLIDIKEMWADLGRTDLKEASSYFYWKSKPQIKMKERIMPLIEKSGYGGETLTIYTLTYPRYQEEANWIKRQAIKYGINLEIETYTIEELYYPTIEAADMIFMGEVASNDHHLSFIGAFLNKTLIFNRFFSSEHLNTIEKYFEKIIQEASWEKRENLLDEVENYLRTEHLFIYLYHPIKDRIFHPMIKDIEFESFGFVDFRKLWIK; this is translated from the coding sequence ATGTTGAAGGATTTTGACTATTTTCAGATGAGGGCTTACTTTTATCCGAAGGAAAGTATGAACTCAGTGGAATTTAAATTACATGAGTTAGAGGCGTTGTGGTATTGCACGCAGAAAAATGTAAAGAGGAAACTAAAAAGCTTTCAGGATGAAGGAAAGTGCAAGTACACCCCTGGAAAAGGGCGTGGGAATTCTTCACAGCTTTGTTTTGCCATGCCATTTCATCAGGAGGTTTACACAGCGGTTGACCAATTGGTGCAAAACGATCGATTAGAAGATCTCATTCAGTTATTGCAGCTTCCGATCCCGAAAACATGGATTGCCAATGTATCGACCGAGATTCAAAGCCTCCTTGGCTGGCGCTCCAACCATGAAACTAGGGATATTCTTCGCACAGTAATTACACGAAAGCTGACAACGCTTGATCCCCTGCATACATCTGTAAACTTTGAAACATTTTTAATCCATCAACTTGGTGATACGTTAGTGATCTATGATGAAAAAAGGGATGAGGTTTTACCTCACCTGGCCCATCATTGGGAAGTGAGCGAAGATCAACTGCTGTGGACCTTTTATATCCAAAAAGGCGTACGATTTCATAACCAACACTTTTTCACAAGCCAAGACGTCAAATATACGTTTGAGCGTTTTTATGAAGGGGGCTCCCCTCACTATTGGCTACTGGAGGATATCCAAGCAATCGATTGTCCTTCACCATATATCATACGTTTTCACTTAAAGCTTCCAAATCCGTTTTTCCTTAGATACCTGAGTTCTCACAATCTAGTCATTTTGCCAGCCAATGAACCCTTCGATGAATACCGATGGATTGGCACGGGACCATTCCAATTGAAAAAGAGAACGGATACGGTACTGATATTAGAAGCATTTAACGACTACTTCCTTCCCCGGCCATTTCTAGATGAAATTGAATTTTATTGTGTATCAAAGGAAACCGCACCTTATATTACCTATGTGGTGGATGGTCCTGGCAGCTCTGATACTACCATTCGAAAGCCAGCCAGTGAAGTTGGTTTTCGATTCCTTGCTTTTAACTTAAAAAAGCCTTCGATGATCGCTAATCAATCCTTCCGTGAAGTCATGTATCATTTAATCGATATTAAGGAGATGTGGGCAGATCTTGGACGAACAGATTTGAAGGAAGCCTCAAGCTATTTTTATTGGAAATCAAAACCCCAGATAAAAATGAAAGAACGAATAATGCCATTAATAGAAAAGTCCGGTTACGGAGGCGAAACTCTTACCATATACACCTTGACATACCCAAGGTACCAAGAAGAGGCAAATTGGATAAAAAGACAAGCAATCAAGTATGGCATTAATCTGGAGATAGAAACTTATACTATCGAAGAATTATATTACCCAACCATCGAAGCAGCTGACATGATTTTTATGGGAGAAGTGGCTTCAAATGACCACCATTTGTCCTTTATTGGAGCATTTCTAAATAAAACGCTTATCTTCAATCGGTTCTTTTCATCTGAACATCTGAATACTATAGAAAAATATTTTGAAAAAATAATACAAGAGGCTTCATGGGAAAAAAGGGAGAATTTATTGGATGAAGTGGAGAACTATCTACGTACAGAACATCTGTTTATTTATTTATACCATCCTATTAAAGACCGAATCTTCCATCCAATGATTAAAGACATAGAGTTTGAGTCCTTTGGTTTTGTGGATTTTAGGAAGCTGTGGATTAAATGA
- a CDS encoding DMT family transporter, with protein sequence MKNYAPYVAAFLNATIVGLSFLFTKIAIGSTSPIDTLGYRFLVGWIVLTIYMKVFVKEKLVISFENKRLVISLVSLALFYPTLFFSFQAFGLNYTSSAEGGIILAFSPALTALFAAFFLKEKINVTQIFFIFLSIFGVVFVFLMNGVVLKMSQGQVIGIVFLIISCLSISSYAVLARSLSVSYRPIQLTYIMVTFGLIFFNLVAIIQRTIKGNVLEYFSLVMKPDFLMAVLFLGGFATMLTSFLSNYILSKLTASKMSIFSNFSTVISILAGAIVLHEEIKFHHIVGSIMIITGVLGANFYKGKVSRRLKYPAEKNKPGEVLR encoded by the coding sequence TTGAAAAATTATGCACCGTATGTTGCAGCGTTTTTAAATGCAACCATCGTTGGTTTATCCTTTTTATTCACAAAAATTGCGATTGGATCAACATCGCCTATTGACACTCTTGGCTATCGGTTTCTTGTGGGGTGGATTGTTTTAACGATTTATATGAAAGTCTTTGTGAAAGAAAAGCTTGTCATTTCTTTTGAAAATAAGAGGCTTGTCATATCCTTAGTGAGCCTAGCATTATTCTACCCCACCTTATTTTTTAGCTTCCAAGCATTCGGCCTGAACTATACATCATCGGCCGAAGGAGGAATTATTTTAGCCTTTTCGCCTGCCTTAACGGCCCTTTTTGCTGCATTTTTTCTAAAGGAAAAAATAAATGTTACGCAGATTTTTTTTATCTTTTTATCCATCTTTGGGGTAGTCTTTGTTTTCTTGATGAATGGTGTGGTCTTAAAGATGTCACAGGGGCAGGTCATAGGAATTGTATTTTTAATCATTTCTTGTTTATCGATATCTAGCTATGCTGTACTGGCGAGGTCACTTTCCGTTTCCTACCGCCCGATTCAGTTAACGTACATCATGGTCACATTCGGTTTGATATTCTTTAATCTGGTTGCCATTATTCAACGAACTATTAAGGGTAACGTCTTAGAATACTTTAGTCTCGTCATGAAGCCGGATTTTTTGATGGCTGTGCTTTTTTTAGGCGGATTTGCAACGATGCTAACATCCTTCCTATCAAATTATATCTTGTCAAAACTGACCGCTTCTAAAATGAGTATCTTCTCAAATTTTTCAACTGTGATTTCAATCCTAGCTGGCGCAATTGTCCTTCATGAGGAGATCAAGTTTCACCACATTGTTGGATCAATCATGATTATCACAGGTGTGTTGGGGGCTAATTTCTATAAAGGTAAAGTAAGCAGGAGGTTAAAATATCCTGCTGAAAAAAATAAACCTGGGGAGGTTTTACGATGA
- a CDS encoding nucleoside transporter C-terminal domain-containing protein: MYFLLNVVGVLVVMGLVYLCSPNKRNVKWKSILTLLVAELTITWFMLSTKIGSWIINKIASFFTWLIACANEGISFVFPSVMANEHVDFFFSALMPIIFIITFFDILTYFGILTWIIDKVGWVISKISGLPKLESFFSIQMMFLGNTEALAVIRQQMTVLKEHRLLTFGIMSMSSISGSIIGAYLTMVPATYVFVAIPLNCFNALLIANMLNPVEVSKEEDIVYVPSKEERKDFFSTISNSMLVGIKMVIVITAMVIGYVALTAGVNGILGFIVKGLTIQKIFSVIFSPFAFLLGLGGADAMYVAQLMGIKLATNEFVAMMDLKGKINGLAPHTVAVAVTFLTSFANFSTVGMIYGTFNSILGEEKSNIIGKNVWKLLVSGVGVSLLSAMIVGLFVW; this comes from the coding sequence GTGTATTTTTTGTTGAATGTAGTTGGAGTACTAGTTGTTATGGGCCTCGTTTATTTATGCTCACCTAATAAAAGAAACGTAAAATGGAAGTCCATTTTGACATTGTTGGTTGCTGAATTGACGATTACGTGGTTTATGTTATCTACGAAAATTGGGTCATGGATTATTAATAAAATAGCTTCTTTCTTTACTTGGTTAATTGCCTGTGCAAACGAAGGGATTTCTTTTGTTTTCCCATCTGTCATGGCGAATGAACATGTAGATTTCTTTTTTAGTGCTTTAATGCCAATTATTTTCATTATTACTTTCTTTGATATTTTAACTTATTTCGGAATCTTAACATGGATTATTGATAAGGTGGGCTGGGTCATATCAAAAATATCCGGCTTGCCAAAGCTTGAGAGTTTCTTCTCCATCCAAATGATGTTTCTTGGAAATACGGAGGCACTGGCTGTCATCCGTCAACAAATGACTGTTTTAAAAGAACATCGCCTATTAACATTTGGAATCATGAGTATGAGCAGTATCAGTGGATCAATTATCGGGGCTTACTTAACAATGGTTCCAGCCACCTATGTATTTGTGGCCATTCCGTTGAATTGCTTCAATGCGCTTTTGATAGCAAATATGCTGAATCCTGTGGAAGTGAGTAAAGAGGAAGATATCGTGTATGTTCCTTCTAAGGAAGAGCGAAAAGATTTCTTTTCAACGATCTCTAACAGTATGCTTGTCGGAATCAAAATGGTCATTGTGATTACGGCGATGGTCATTGGTTACGTGGCCTTAACCGCTGGTGTAAATGGAATATTAGGATTTATTGTGAAGGGCTTAACCATTCAAAAAATATTCTCCGTTATCTTTAGTCCATTTGCCTTCTTGCTTGGTTTAGGGGGAGCTGATGCGATGTATGTGGCACAGTTAATGGGAATCAAGCTTGCTACTAATGAGTTTGTTGCAATGATGGACTTAAAGGGTAAGATCAATGGATTGGCTCCGCATACGGTTGCGGTGGCGGTTACGTTCCTAACATCATTTGCTAACTTTAGCACAGTCGGTATGATCTATGGTACATTTAACTCCATTCTGGGTGAAGAGAAATCAAATATCATCGGGAAGAATGTGTGGAAGCTACTAGTAAGTGGAGTGGGAGTATCTTTATTAAGTGCGATGATTGTTGGCTTGTTCGTTTGGTAA